The nucleotide window ATATAGTAAAAACATTGCATTCCATTAATGAAAAGCTATCTTTGAGGTCTCCTGCAGGATGTTCTATAAATACAGTGTTTTCACTTTCAGGATGTTGTAGAGATACCCACGTATTTTGCAAAGTATTAAGGCATGAGTtgtgatgaattctcttattaATTCATCAAGCCCTGAGCCAGTCACTTAGAGCCCCTTTGTCATGTGTTCTTCTGTCTTAAAGATTACAGAGTACCAAGATTATTCAAGGGAATAAGTtagctaaaatattttttgttttgttttgtttttttacactgTAGACTGTTCCacacatataaaatattgttGCTAAATAGACATATAGgagtctttttttatatataaccaGAATTTAGTAAATCTTTAGTTTActacaggaagaaacagacaaggaGGGCTAGCTTTAATGATAGTGTCATATTCCTCTGCGAAATAATTTATACTTTCAAAGCACTCTGACTTGTCAAACATCCTTCTAATTACTGGTTTCCATTAAGTGATAATGTTCTCTTTCAGTGCTCTTAGGTGTGCTGAGTTGCCACAGAACTGTCATGTTACAATACTTAGACATCACTGTATTGTTTCCGAGAGGAATAGACACGAGATGTGCTTATTTTTTAAGGATTTAGGCAGCACTTGATACTAACCGAGCTATCTATGTCCTAGCCTTATGTCAGAGGCTTGTGATGTGTTGTGATAGCTGGGTTTAAGAAGtgcaatattaaaacaaaagccaTGAGTCTTTTAAGCCCAGTGTGTAAAGATACACTCTGAGTTATAACTCAGAGGCACAACTGAATAATGGTACTAGCCATAGCTAGTTAAGAAATTGTGGCTTAGTGGCTATTGAAAGAccaatgcattatttcattcacttgGACAGAAGAAGCATATTGTCTAAGAATTCACACATTTTCTTGCTTCTGAggcatacttttttttcccctacattttCACATTTCTATAATTGAGATGCCTTTAATAgtgaatgtatatatttaatttggaggccctttcttttctctcccctctaAACACCTAAATCGCTGGTACTGGCAGCTTAGAATCATAGAAATGTGGTCAATTTTATATTAGAGCCCAAGTGCTGGTGATCTTATGTACTGTTTCTTTAAGTCTAGCCTGTGAACACTTTGGTTAGCAAATTTAAGCTTATGAGGACATAATCTATGTGCACATAAATATGAATGAGAAATGCAGTGAGATTCAACCTGCATAGATATTATCTAGAGAGAATAAGATGCTGAAATTTCAGGGCTCTCTCAATTCTGAAGCATTGTCTTATTTTTAACCCAAATCTTAATACTTGGGTCTGAGCAGACATGGGGATGCTTGTGTGACTGAGCTGTCAGGCTGTTGTTGAATCTTGGTGCTCCCTAGCACTAGGGGCCTGGGACAAGCTCTGCCAGCAGCAGGTGGGCACTGTTGGACAGGGTTTCCCAGAGGTGACCCCCATACCTATTTTGAGCCTTAAAGGCTAAGCTGGGAAGGAACTGGGTAAgtgattgtttaaaaaacaattaagagTGTGACCCATAGTACTTGTTCattccttaaaatgttttttgcCATATGGTGGATTTTTTGACGCAGGAAGagtgaagaaaatatataatgtagTGGTTTAAAAAGCTTAGACTCTGAAGTCAGACAAACCTGAAATTTCTAATCCAGTTTATAAATatctagctgtgtgaacttgcatatattaattaatttctttgtgCCTCACTTTTCCTATCtataaaaataggaataatagtgCCTGCCTACTTCACAGAgtggttgtgaggatgaaatgacatAGCATAAAACTCATAGCATAAAACTCATAGCACATAGGCACATAAGTACTCAGCAGTTGTTAACTGTTATTAGTACGTGAGGtgtatttctggttttgtaaGAACCAGAACCAGCTACATAAAGCATAGGGGAGAATTGTAGCCCACTGTGGATTCAATGACATAGCCAGGAATGAAATATAAGCCTCTTGATTCCTAGCCTGGTACATCCTAGTTTGACTATACTTCCCTACTCAACTTTGTGTTGTCTTCTCTCAGGGATTTTAGAAGGAGCATAGTGTGAAATGTGAACTAGAGCTTAGTGAGACCTTgtgtttaaaggaaaaacagggaattccctggcggtccagtggttaggactcggcactttcactgccgagggcactgGTTCAGtccttggtgggggaactgaaatccctgcaagccgcgtggcacagccaaagaaaacccccaaaacttAAAGGAACAACATAATGTATATGAATGAGGGTTATTCTTCAAGTACTCATATTGTAGACTTTAAGAACTGAGAGCAGTGTTAGCGAAAATTTATCCAGAGTCCTTCATCTATGATGGCCCAGTCTACAACCAGTCTGTGGCAAAGGCTTTACTGATCATgggctaaaagaaaaataaagacagtgtAGTGAGTTTTTCATAAATTCAGCACGAAGAGTGGTCCTTTATCCCTCTTCTTACTTATTTGTTAAAATGACCTATCTTTCATAAAATGATTATAATACTGATTggtgacaattaaaaaaatacttctcatATGGCAAAAGAaaagttaacaatactgtgtcAGCccctacaatttttaaaataatagattgCTGGTCTGCGAAATCCTCTTTTCTGCTGTTATATTGGGGCcttattcagttttgttttttccagtacCACAGCAGTGGCTAGAAACATTTTGGAGCTCTTCTCAGAATTGTTTCAGACCCATGGCACTGTTGTTTAGAATGTTAGCATTGCAGGTCATTTCACACCTGAGTTTAAACCCCAGATCTGCTACTTAACCAGCTGGACTGCCTTGGATACGTGGCTTCATCTCTCTGAAtctattttcttatgtttaaCAGTAAAGGTGATACTTGGTTCAcagagttgttttgaggattagatGACATAATACTTAAAAATGCCTAGCAATAATAgttcttcaataaatgtttaatccCTACATCCCCTAACCCCCAAACCTGGAAAATCTTTGCCCTGTGAGGTTGTTCCGTATTTGGACACAGCAAATACTCATTTAGAGTTAACTTTGAGTAATGCTTTTTTGTGGGCAAAATGAAATGGGACAATAAAGTTAGATTTAGAGGCTCATACAATGATGTCTAATGTAATTCTAGTTTCTAAAGAGGGTTCCAGAAATACTCTGGGTCTCTGGCAGCATGATTAGAATATAGATAGGTGTTTCTATCCCCTTCCTTTTTGAACCAATTGATAATCttcatttgaatatatatttttctgaaaagcGGTCTTATTACTTTATAGGCATGCTTTGTGTTTCCTGCTTGACCTAAAATTAAGATTCAGTGAAATCTTAAATTTCCAATGGTCAGAAGACAACCACTCTTGCATGCCATTTACATCTAATACGATTAGGAAAGTTCTTTTCATATCAACACTAAACATTTGACCACTACATTTGGGGAGATTAATTGCCATCCATCCCCCAATGTTCGTAAATTATTCTGAGCTCTTTATCTTGAAGaataatagtaaatataaatatttcctttgaCAAGGAATTTTATCTTAAGATGCTCTACTTAGTTTATTGGAAGAATTTTTGCTAAACCCTGTTGAAACAAGCTTtaagtaatatttaatttaatttatttagaaaCTGATCATTGATGAGAAGAAGTATTACTTATTTGGGAGAAACCCTGATTTGTGTGACTTTACCATTGACCACCAGTCTTGCTCTCGGGTCCACGCTGCCTTGGTCTACCATAAGCATCTGAAGAGAGTTTTCCTAATAGATCTCAACAGTAGTAAGTAACTCATATCCCATCCTATTTCACACATTGTCTTTTGGGCAGTGTGAAAATGCTCTTTGGGTTCTTCAGTTTTGAAATTGTGTTTTGTTGCTTATCAAGGAAGtttatgtttggtttttaaattagTTGTTCTCCATTCCTGTGATATTTCCTATTTTACTGGAATAATTGATgactggagagagaagagggttTTGGGGAGCACTTTCCTGGAGAGAGCAATAAGTAtatacagagaacagaaaaagcaTCCAGGAACTAAGGAATGTGTTTATAGGCCCATGATAGATTGTGGTCCAATTTAAGCAGAAGCTGTGATTAGCTCCATTAATGTAGTAGAGTTGTAGTACagtaggacattaaaaaaaaaacaaaacttgttttgaccaaaagttaattttttataatggGCTCTTTATCCCAGCTACATTTTGCTGTGATATTAATAATATCAATTTTAATTCTATGAGCATACTCCAACTAATAAGATTTTCAAGTTTGTCAAAGATAATCCCAGAAATGCAGTTGAGACTTGACTGCATGGGGCCttgaaatttgttcatttttgcctATGTATAATTACAGCTTGAAATGTAAAGGATCTGCTTCCTGGGTTGATCGTGTTTTACTCCTTTCCCCGCTCcccatacacacgcacacatcaCCCCAGTATGCTTATATAATGGTTTTGGAGAGCATTGTCTCATAAGTACTTACTTGCAAATTTATCTcatcttttctctccatttcatAATATGCAGAATGCAGACATGGAAAGATATCCAGACTCTCCAGTAGGATTTTGGCTTGCCTTGCCATTGATATTGCACCTGTTTCAGCCAACCTCATTTCTTATCCTGGGGAAACCCCAAACATAACTGCCACCAGGCCAGCAATTTCTATGTTCCTTAGACTTGGGGCTGGAGAGGTCAGACCATAGCAATTCCTGTCTCCTGCCTTAGCGGGCATGCCTATTGCTGGGTTGGAACCATTCCTGCTGGACCCAGAATGGAGCCAAGCCTGTCTGGCAGCAGAGAGCAAGCAGTGGTATTTGTTATGTGGGGTAACAGCAGGTCTGAAGATGTGTGAGAAATCCACTGAAGAGATTCAAGATTCAGTGAAGGAGTTTCCTTTTCATTGTGACCCATGACAAGGGATGCAAAGTGGACCCAGtgccatttccattttaaaaagcaaaactgatGTGCTGGCAGGAGCTACTCTCCCTTCTACAactcaggtttgtttgtttgtttgtttgttttcctctcttaCATTTCTGATTTGGTTATTCCCAGCACACGGCACTTTCTTGGGTCACATTCGGTTGGAGCCTCACAAGCCTCAGCAAATTCCCATCGATTCCACGGTCTCATTTGGTGCATCCACAAGGGCATACACTCTGCGTGAGAAGCCTCAGACATTGCCATCGGCTGTGAAAGGAGATGAGAAGATGGGTGGAGAGGATGATGAACTCAAGGGCTTACTGGGGCttccagaggaagaaacagagctTGATGTAATTCCATTGTCTATGTCATTGTTATGTCTTTTGGGACGCTGGCTTTTGCAGTGTGTAGCTGTTCTGTGTAGTTTGAAATGCCAGTGACTTAGCAACTGGAGGTTTTCTTGAGCCCAGTGATAAGCCTTTGCCACTTTGGCAGTGTGGTGTGGCCCTTGGAGAGCTGCATTGTGTGGGTTTGGTTATGTATAACCAGGGCTAACTAGGAGACTGGGTCTCCTGCCAGTAGACCTTTATGGTTGTCTTGTGTACTTTCAGTGGATGTCAGAAGCCAAGGCTGGGAGTTACATTTCtctagagctgcactgtccaatgCAGTAGCCACTAACCACATTCCAAGTTCTCAGTAATCACATTTGGCTAGTGACTAACCATATTGAATAGCACTGATAGAAAACATTTCTATCATCCAGAAAGTTTGTTTGAACAACACTAGCTCACAGAGATTGAagctttcattcatttatgtagcTGTTTTTGATATTGTCCAGTCAGCCCAAGAATCTTCTGAGTAGAACTTGATTACTTTTGCTCTGGGCCTGGCTGCCCTGAAGGCCATGAATTTTAcaagatttaattttaatgtgcTAAGGTTTTCTTTTCTAGAGCTGACCCCAGTAGTTTGTGATGTAGCTTTTGTCTTCACGTGTCTATCACTGCATTGGTGTGGCTGGTCTATCCAGGTAGATCAAACACCAGCCTGTCCTTAACCACCCACATGCATTTACTATTCTTGTATACCGAGACAGTTTCCCAGCCCTTAGGAAGAAAAGCACAGTAGCAGTCTTACAACTTAGAAGTTATTTTGTTCTAAAGAAGTAGCCTGATAGCCAGGGACCTGGTTGGCAGTCACTCTTGCACATTCTCTTCCAGGCTGCTTCCATGCCTTCCTGTCTTTTAGTTCAGTATGTTAGGTCATCTCTGGGTCCTTGTTCTCAAGACATTTGGGATGTCTCAAACTGCAGTACAGATTGGAATAAGTCCAGGTGATTGGGAAGAGGCAGGCAGCAGTGATGAGGCCAAGTTAATCACTGAGATGGATAGATAGTTATGAGTAGAAATGGGGCCAGATGAAGGGATGGGGAGTGACAAAACATTAATGCCAGATAGTCAGTGCACTGGTAACGTCCTTACAAGTTTTAAAGGAGAGAGCTACTGGGAAAGAAGCTGTCAGTTGTCCTTTCTCGTCTCTGTTACTTAAAAACAATTCTTGGATTTCTTCCCAGTTGTATTCTTTTAATTCTCAGCATGAAGACATGATAAACTTTATTCAGAAAAACCCAAAACCTCAACTCAAGGGTTTTTGCACAGATGACCTGTCTTCATCTCAAGGTCCTTCACTCCCTTTTGAATATCACTGCCGCACTAGTCAATGAAGATGTTCCACATTCTGTCAAATTGAGGCTTGCTGGTATTAGCTGTCTAGGGACGGTAATGAATCTTTTCTGAATGCAGAAAAGAATCTCATCTGTGTGGAGAGGTCAAGGTTAGCTCCTAATATCTTCCTGCCCTTTATTTGGTAATATTCTCCTTCAAATTCCTTGTGTACTTATTCCTGTCTTTCCTGTGTGAACCCTGTCCCAGAACCTGACGGAGTTCAACACTGCCCACAACAAGCGgatttccactctcaccattgaGGAGGGGAATCTGGACATTCAGAGaccaaagaggaagaggaagaactcACGGGTGACCTTTAGTGAGGATGATGAGATCATCAACCCAGGTGAGGTATCTTCCTAGTTTTTTCTGATGAAAAAGCTGTGATGTCAGAGAGTAGTGTACACAGCCTGTAGGTCAGTTGTAATGTTTCTGTACAAGGTTTAGGATAACAGGTGCTATGTTGAGGGGAGATATTTTTGTACAgaacaggcataccttggagatattttgGGTTCAGTTCAAGCATTGCAATaaggcaagtcacatgaattttttagtttcccagtacatgtaaaagttacgtttacacaACTtcagtctgttaagtgtgcaatagcattatgtctaaaaaagacaatgtacataccttaattaaaaaatactttattgctaaaagatGCTAACCATGCTAGTCTGAGCCTTCattgagttgtaatctttttgcaatagtaacaacAAAGGTTGCTGATCACAGAGCACTGTTACAACTATAGTAATAatggaaaagttttaaatattgtgagaattacagaaatgtaacacagagacacgaagtgagtgaatgctgttgggaaaatggcactgatagacttgcttgatgcagggtttccgcaaaccttcaatttataaaaaactcAGTATATGTGAAGTGcagtaaaacaaggtatgcctgtacattgATGGAGTGCCCTGAAACTCAAGCATTATCCAGTTGCAGTGTGAAAGAAGTAGATGAAGGAAGGCTGTAATTCTCCTTTGCTGATCCAGGTATAGTGGAGCTTAAGTATAGGTCAGAGCAGACACTATTGTCATGGGGTTCCATGTATGATTGGTAACTCTAAGATTGGAGAACTTTCTGCTACTATTAATCGCATTGAAGACTTGCCTCTGTAAGGTCCTAATTTATAGATAGTTTGTATGGAAACGTCAGCAAGATGAGAGCATCAGTTTCTGGGAAGGCCATTGAGTTTACCCATTTGTTCCATCATTCACCATTCGTTTATTGGGCTCATGTTATATCTCAAGtactctgggaggtggatggcatggagctgggaggtgcaGTTTATACAGTGAAGATGGAATTGGGATTCCAAAAATCTTGTTTGAAAATAAACCTTCATGGATGGAAACAAGGATCCCAGACTAACAAGTTGCTTTTATATCCCAAATTGAAATGCAGTGAGAATAACTTTCAAGTCCTGCATTTAGTTTCAGAATGTCAATTatttaaatggagaaaatctgCTCCAGTGACAgctcatgttaaaaaaaaggtaTAAGGATTTTAGTTAGTTAAAAATGCAGTCTGAGTCATCAGGGGGATATGGAAACTAATCAAGTACAGTTTAAAATTGCATTAATAGAATAATGGGGGGCAGTAACCCGGTGGCCTGTGTTCTGAGCAGAACTCGCCCAAATGTGTTACTAAATGCAGGCATGGCCTTAAGTACTAAATGTGTCATGTGGTCTTGAGGGAAGGAGGCCCCCAGCTGTGGAAAGTGGTCCCTAAATGCTGGGAGCTGTACATGAGGGAGCGTAGATTGGAGGGAGGCACCCTGAGGTGGGTGTTTGCAAGGCTGACCTTCGGGAGGACGGAGGAGGCGAAACCAGAGCCTGTGAGTAGCAAATATTTGGCTCAGCATGAAAAGCAACAACAAATCCTTCTTATATTTagaagaagaattaaaagaattccTGTGAAAGAGATTGGGGCATTCATTCTAGTGACTTTTGTTCACTTTTTGATGATGTGTGAAGTGGAATGAATTACTTCTCAAGGTACTGAATGCCCAAGGGAAATGTTTGGGCAGAAGCTGGATGACTAATCTGGGAAGTTTATTTCTGAGTGCCAGATAAGAGTTTCTAGGGGTTGGACCTAGACATTTGTAGTTTTAATAAGCTCCTGTTTGTACTGATGAACAGCCAACGGTTTGGGAATCACTGAACTAGATAATTTGTTAAGTCTCTTTCAGGACTCGGGGTCTGAtatgttctgtttttctccttgaaaatTATTGTGGGACTTCCTGGCGATTCAGTGATTAAAACTCTGcactccctggttggggaacgaagatctCACATACCGCACGGCAtgcccaaaaaaaagaaaaaggaaaaaaaagaaaattattgtcCTGCAGCTTTATTAAGGCAGTACGTTCAGACAGAGTATGGCATAGTGTTTAAGAGCGTGGGCTCTGATCAGAGGGCCTAGGTATGAAATCCACCTCTCCGCTTAGTAGCTCTTTGACCCTGGCCAGTGACATGACTACTGGTCTCAGGATTGGTGGGGAGATTAAATgattaatatatgtgaaaataccTCATATCTGTGCTTGGCACTCAGTAGCCCTTGGTAAGTGTTAGCCATTGTCCTCATCATCATCCGCCACCCCTTTTGCCTTTACCTGTGCAGACTTTCCTATACTAGAAGTAGACTTAGCAAGAAACTTCTCGGTAGATCTTCCAGGAGCAGAGATTTCCTGCAATGGGCAGACCCCCTCTCTAGGAGTCGAATGGCTAGAGAATGAGGAGAGGGTGAGAGGCCTGAGCACCGTTCAGCCAGCACAGGACAGGGTCCCCCAGATGGCTTAGCCCCCACTTCCGCAGGCCTCTTGTGTTTGTGGGCCACATACCCCGTTAGCCATGCCTCTTGGGCTCCAGTTGCTCTTGCACTTGATTTAGCTTTCCTGAAGGGATGATTGGAGCAGGGCTGTTACGGTAATGAGAGAGAAGATAAGGGTGCCTTTTTTAGAGACCTCTCCTTCCTGATGAGCCTGGatatcttttcctctttcttcttccataTAGAAgctattcattcattgaacatcGATTGTTTGTGAAAATAATTCCAGGGTATGTTCCTTAGAGGCACCCTAATATGTGAAAAGCCAGACTTAAAACAGATAAACCAGGGACTAATTATTCAAGTTAAATAAGGAATCTTTGTATTCTAAAGGGACTCACAAGAGTGTTTCTTAAATAGCAAGTGCCCTCAACACATTAAAATAAGGTGAACAACATCTATTAGGGAAGCAGCTCCTTTCCTGCCACTGCATTAAGATAAAAGGGCCCTCGAGTAGTGTTTCTAGTAATGATAATAAGTCTATGCTTGCCTGTTTCCCCACACTCAGTCTTTAGTGAGAAAACTGTTCATTCTAGGTGATCCAGCCCAATCTCCCCTCTGTGCTCCAAGAAAACTATTTTTGCACCACTCTTCAAGCACCTCCATTGTATCCTAGCCTGTCTGGCTTTACAACTGTGAACTCCTTACAGGCAGGACGGTGTCTTGTTCTTTATTTCCGTGCCTGATGTCCAGTAAATGAGAGACTGACTGACTACAAGCATGTCCCTTACTTGGTCTTAGTGCATTCTTCTGGCACAGTGAATAAATGAAGCTAGAAGCTTCGTAGGGTGCAATAGTGTGTGTATAAGCTGTGAAAAGGGAGCCGCGGTCCCACCCTGCCTGGACAGGGGCTTCAGATCCTTTAGTGAGTCTTAattgtacaggcataccttggaggaattgtgggtttggttccagaccacttcAGTAAAGTGAATATCAAAGCTAGTCACACATATTTGTTTGGTTtgtcagtgcatataaaagttatgtttacattatattgTAAACTGTtcagtgtgcagtagcattatgtctacaAAAGCAGTGTACTTGTTTCTTTACAATGCCTTAATtacaaaatactttattgctaaaaaatgctaaccatcgtcTGACAATGCACGGTTGCCACCAACCTtcaatttgttgttttttttaaaaaaaaaaacaatatctgcaaaacacagtaaaatgaaactcaataaaacaaggtatgcctataTACAGTTGTTCAGGTTGAAAGGCGAAGTTAAGCTAGAAGCCTTGGGTCTGAATCCTAATTCTGTTATTTGCTAATGAGCGGGTATTAGCAAGGTATGTGGTGTGTGACCTCTTTTTATCACTAACATGAGATTATTGATGTCTTCCCTCAAAAGAGGGAGGTATGTGGAATGGGAAAGAACCTGGGGGAGCCGGTGTAGCACATAGTCCGGAGCACAGGCCTGTTTCTGGCTGCTTAGAtttatatcctggctcctctccAGCAAGGTGACTGGGCTGGTCACTTTCCTTCTCCAAGCCTgagtttgttttctcatctattaaatgtttattgtagTGGTACTTACCtcgtagggttgttgtgaggatttaacaCAGTACCCAGTAAACACTTGAAGTGTTAGCtgtattttactgttttaatATGAATGACTGTGATTGCTTTATTCGCATTGAGCCCTATAACTTTAATCCTCCCAGCTGGTTACTGAACTAACCCTGCCCTCGTGTCTTTTTGCAGAGGATGTGGATCCCTCAGTTGGTCGCTTCCGGAACATGGTGCAGACTGCAGTGGTCCCAGTCAAGGTAGGAAGCATGTTGTGACAGTATTTGAAATGTCATATAGTCTGGTTTAAAAACCCACTCTTTTATATGTAGGTACGTGTTAAGTGTgtgcttaattttaaaacattctctgCTCCTTTCCCATTTTTCATACTGTGGAAATACATTTACCCCATCTGTGTGTAGGGATCCTGGAGTGCCATAGAGAGGCTGCAGGTGACCAGCTAGCTTGATCCTGCATGTAAATTATGGTGTGATGTGGGTCTGTAAATTTACCTCCCAGCAGGGTGCAGAGAGACCCACCTTTCTTTAACCTTCCCTTCTTGACTCAAAGTAAGCTATTAGGCAAAGAAGAGACATTGTTGCATTTCTGCATGGCACCTCTGGCCTTTACCACATCTTTATTTTGTGAATGGGGATGGCACAGATAGGAAAGCCAGCCCACATTGGATTAGGTTTAAAGAGCAGCTCTGTTGAAGAACCAAGAGGTGGAAGTTACAGAGGTGTTCTGATTGCTCAACATGTGGAGAACCACCTGCCAGCTAGGGCTCCAAAAGGGAGCAAGTGGCCCCTGGAAGTAGATCCCTATTAGTAGAGGTATTCAAATGTGATTGGAAGATGCTGGTCAGAGATGCTATagggagttttatttttttaaaaatctttagaatATATTAGAATAGATTGATAAAATGTGTCAAGTTCATGCAAAAGGAGTAGAGGGGTGAGGGAGGATCTTTCATTGAACTTTAGTCCAGTGTGAAAAAGTATAAGATGAAATTTTTCCATACAACTCCATAGTATTTGTGTTACATGTCCCCTTGgg belongs to Pseudorca crassidens isolate mPseCra1 chromosome 2, mPseCra1.hap1, whole genome shotgun sequence and includes:
- the PPP1R8 gene encoding nuclear inhibitor of protein phosphatase 1 isoform X1, yielding MAAAANSGSSLPLFDCPTWAGKPPPGLHLDVVKGDKLIEKLIIDEKKYYLFGRNPDLCDFTIDHQSCSRVHAALVYHKHLKRVFLIDLNSTHGTFLGHIRLEPHKPQQIPIDSTVSFGASTRAYTLREKPQTLPSAVKGDEKMGGEDDELKGLLGLPEEETELDNLTEFNTAHNKRISTLTIEEGNLDIQRPKRKRKNSRVTFSEDDEIINPEDVDPSVGRFRNMVQTAVVPVKKKRVEGPGSLGLEESGNRRMQNFAFSGGLYGGLPPTHSEAGSQPHGIHGTALIGGLPMPYPNLAPDVDLTPVVPSAVTMNPAPNPAVYNPEAVNEPKKKKYAKEAWPGKKPTPSLLI